AAAGCCGGAAGGATTAATATTACTATAGAAGATATTGAAATAATAAAAAATAAATTATAAGATTATTAGAAGACTAAAATACAAATGCGAAAGAGGTGATATTCATGGAAAAAAAATATATACTTCCCATGATACCTTTAAGAGGTCTTACTGTATTTCCATATACGGTGCTGCATTTTGACGTAGAAAGGGAGAAATCGGTAAAAGCTCTTGAAGAAGCAATGATGCGTAATCAGCTTGTGTTTTTAACAACTCAGAAACAACCTGAAGTTGATGACCCTTCAATTGAGGATATATATAAAGTAGGAACAATAACAAAAATTAAACAGATGTTAAAGCTTCCCGGAAATATAATAAGGGTGCTTGTAGAGGGAATAAATCGTGCAGAAATAAAAGAGATAATAAATTCAGAAAGTTTTTATGAGGTAGAAGTAATAGAAAAACAGACGGAGGAAGAAATTAAAAAGGATGCAGAGATAGAGGCACTGATGAGAAGTGTAATATCTGCATTTGAAGAGTATGCGGAATTTGCTCCAAAGTTTCCAATCGATAATTTATATAATGTGACTTCAATAGAAGAGCCCGGAAGGCTTTCCGATGTCATAACAGCCCATATAAATTTAAGCCCTAATCAAAATCATGAGCTGATGGAGTGCTTTGATGTAAAAAAAAGACTTGAGAAATTACTTGGTTTTTTATTTAAAGAAATTGAAATACTTAATATAGCAAGGGATATAAACATAAAAGTTCGCAAAAAAATAGATAAGGCTCAGAAGGAATATTTCTTAAAAGAGCAACTTAAAGTGATAAAAGCTGAGCTTGGGGAGACAGATGAGGCAGATCAAGAAGTTGAGGAGTACAGAAAAAAAATAGAAAAAGCAGATGCTCCACAAGAGGTTAAAGAAAAGGCTTATCATGAACTTGAAAGGCTTCGCAAAATGAGTCCGGGGACAGCAGAGAGCTCTATTATAAGAACATACCTTGACTGGCTTATAGAATTACCTTGGAATTACGAAACAAAAGATATGCTGGATTTAAAAAGAGCGGAGAAAATACTAAATGAGGACCATTACGGACTTCAAAAAGTGAAGGAAAGAATTCTCGAATTTCTTGCTGTGAGAAGCTATTATGAAAAAATGAAAAGCCCTATTCTTTGTCTTGTAGGACCACCCGGTGTTGGAAAGACATCCTTTGGAAGGTCTATTGCAAGGGCTATGGATAGAAAATTTGTAAGAATGTCTCTTGGAGGGGTAAGGGATGAAGCTGAAATAAGGGGACATCGGCGTACGTATGTTGGCGCAATCCCTGGTGGAATTATCAATTCTATAAAAACAGCAGGCTCAAAAAATCCTGTATTTTTATTTGATGAAATAGATAAGATAAGCTCTGATTTTAGAGGTGACCCTGCATCTGCAATGTTAGAAGTACTTGACCCGGAGCAGAATAATACCTTCCGCGATCATTATTTAGATCTGCCTTTTGATTTATCAAAAGTGCTTTTTATAACTACAGCTAATACGCTTGACACAATACCGCTTCCGCTAATTGACAGAATGGAAGTGATATACATTTCAGGGTATACAGAAGCAGAAAAAATACATATTGCAAAAGATTATCTTATACCAAGGATATTAAAAGATCATGGTGTTGATGAAAACAAAATAAAGATACAGGATTCAGCAATTATAGGGATTATTACAGAGTATACCAGAGAAGCAGGAGTAAGACTGCTTGAACAGAATCTTTCAAAGATTGTGAGAAAGGCAATAAAAAAAATCGTAGAAGATGATTTGCGAACCATTAAAATTGGAAAGAAAAATTTACAAACCTATTTAGGAAAACCAATATACAGATTTGATAAGGCAAACTTAGACAATAAAATCGGTATGGTTACAGGACTTGCATGGACAAGGGTTGGCGGTGATACCTTGACAATAGAAGCTTCAACAATGAGCGGAAGTGGAAAGCTTACATTAACAGGGCAGTTAGGTGATATCATGAAGGAATCTGCAGAGGCAGGATTAAGCTACATCAGGGCAAATGCAGAGAAATACGGAATTGATAAGGATTTTTATAAAAAACTGGATATACATGTACATGTTCCTGAAGGCGCAACGCCGAAAGATGGTCCGTCGGCAGGTATTACAATTGTAACGGCGATGGTTTCAGCACTTAAAAAAATACCGGTTAGAGGTGATACTGCAATGACAGGTGAGATTACATTGACGGGAAAGGTATTGCCAATAGGAGGACTAAAAGAAAAAATATTAGCAGCCCACAGGGCGGGAATTAAAAAGGTTGTAATTCCTGTTGAGAACAAAAGAGACCTTGATGAAATACCGCAATCTATAAAAAGAAGGATAGATTTTAAATTTGTTTCAAATATAGATGAGGTTCTCAAATCAGTATTGGTTGGAGATGATGAACATGATGATAAAATCAGTTGAACTTGTTGTAACGGCTTTTGACAAAGAGCAGTATCCGTCAGATAATCTTTTGCAGATAGCTGTTGTTGGAAGGTCTAATGTTGGTAAATCATCTTTTATAAACGCAATCCTAAACAGAAGAAATTATGCGAGGGTGAGTTCAAAACCGGGAAAAACAAGAGGAATAAATTTTTATAAAATAAACAATATGTTTTATCTTGTTGACCTTCCCGGCTATGGTTATGCAGCGGTTTCAAAAGAGATGAAAAAACAGTGGGGATTAAACATCGAAACATATTTTAAGATATCAGATAAGCTCAAGTATGTTTTAATGTTGGTAGATATAAGGCATCTACCAACAGAAGACGATATTATCATGGTAAATTATCTTAAAAATATGGAAATTCCCTTTACAATTATTGCTACAAAATCAGATAAATTAAGCAAAACAGCCGTACAAAAATCCATAAGGGAGATTGCCATGGAATTTAAAATAAGCCCTGATATTATTGTTCCATTTTCATCTTCAAAAAAGCAGGGTGTTGATGAAGTTCTTAAGATAATAAAGAAAAATATTAAGAATCAGGAGCTTATTTAAAGTATGGATATTTTCAAAGCTTAAACCTATGAGCAATGGGCATTCTTCTGCCAACTCCAAAAGCCTTTGTGGTAACTTTAAGACCGGGGGCAGCCTGTCTCCTTTTATATTCGGCATTATTTACTTTCCTTATTATTTCTTTTACAAGGTTTTCGTCAAATCCCTCCGATACAATTTGCCGCAGGGATTTTTCCTCTTCTATATATGCCTTTAATATCGCATCAAGAACCTCATATGGCGGTAGTGAGTCAATGTCTCTTTGGTTAGGTTTTAATTCTGCTGATGGCGGCTTTCTAATCGTAGACAAGGGTATTATCTCACCGTTTCTATTAATATATCTTGCTAGTTCATATACCATTGTTTTTGGTACGTCTGATATTACAGCAAGTCCACCGCTCATATCTCCATAAAGTGTGCAGTAACCAACAGCGATTTCGGATTTGTTGCCTGTTGTAAGCACCATATAACCTTCCCTGTTTGATATAAACATGAGGTAATTTCCCCTGATTCTTGCCTGAATATTTTCCTCTGCGAGGTCACCTTTTGGGGTTTTATCTTCATTAAATACCGAGATGTAACTTTGAAAAACATTTTCAATAGGCAGTATCCTGAATTTTATATGTAAGTTTTGTGCAAGAGTATATGCATCATCCCTGCTTTCGCAAGATGTATAACGGGAAGGCATTGAAACACCGAGGATATTTTCTCTTCCCAGTGCTTTAGAAGCCAAGGCACATGTTACTGCAGAGTCAATACCTCCGCTTAAACCGATAACAGCTTTTTTAAAACCGGTTTTTTTAAAATAATCCTTGATACCTAAGATTAATGCATCATGTATCCAGGATATATCTTCCTTAATTTCTGGAAGTGGTGATTTTTTATTTAGATTATCGGTATCAAAGATTGATAGGTCTTCTTCAAAAGACTTTAACTGCATAACTTTTTCACCGTCAGAATTTATGACAAAGCTTGAACCATCAAATATAAGTTCATCATTTCCACCGATTTGGTTTACATATATAAGGGGAAGATGGTATTTTTTTGATATTTCTTTAACCATTTTTACCCTTAACTCATGTTTTCCTGCATTATATGGCGATGCGGATATATTTATAAAAATATCAGGATTTAGCTTGTACTGTTCTTCAAGTACATCGGTATCATATTTTGGTCTTTCCCAAAAATCCTTGTCATTCCATATATCTTCACATATATTTATGGCAAGCCTCATTCCTTTAAAATCAAAACATTTTATTTCCTGCGCCGGTTTAAAATACCTGTTTTCATCAAATACATCATAATTTGGCAGGAGCGTTTTATCTGATTTCCCAATGATTTCTCCATTATTTAGAAGTAGTGCTGAATTATGCAGGATATAATCCTTCATTTCATCCCTCGTGACAGTTCCGATAATAACACCAATCTCATGAACCTCGGGTAGGATTATATTTTTCAAACATTCGTCAGCCAAGTCGAGGAAATCAGGATTGTATAAAAGGTCTTTTGGAGGATAGCCTATAATTGAAAGCTCAGGGAAAACAATCAAGTCAACATATTGTTTCTTGGCATCGTTTATATATTCAACTATTTTATTGCAGTTATTTTTTATATCACCAATCGTAGGATTTAATTGCGCTAAGGCTATTTTCACGTGGTTTCACCTCTCTTATTTTTATAAAAATATTTTAACATATAAATAAAACAAAATATATATGCAATTTTTATAATTATTCAAGCCATTATTTAGAAAATTGCATTTTTAAAATAAAAAACTTGCAAAAAATGAAGTATTTAAGAGGTAAAGTGAAGGAATATCGTTTTCAATGAGATTTTTTGTGAATATTTGAATTTAAATAGCGTCATATATATTTTGTAAAATTACATAATTTATATTAAACTTATAATATTGAGATTAAATAAGGTATAATACTATCATAACGTATATTTTATTAGTTTTGTTCGGAAATTAAAAAATATTGGAGGAAGAATAATGGGAAAGGTAAAGATTACTGATACAACCTTAAGGGATGCCCATCAGAGCTTGTGGGCAACAAGAATGAGAACAGAAGACATGCTCCCTATTGCGGAAAAACTTGATAGTGTAGGTTATTATTCACTTGAAGTTTGGGGAGGAGCAACATTTGATGTCTGTTTAAGATACCTTAATGAAGACCCATGGGAAAGGCTTAAGCTTTTGAGGGATAAAATTAAAAAGACAAAACTTCAAATGCTTTTAAGGGGACAAAATCTTGTGGGATATCAGCATTATCCCGATGATGTTGTTGAAAGATTTGTTGCAAAAACCGCCGAGTATGGAATAGATATCTTTAGAATATTTGATGCCTTAAATGATATAAGGAATATTGAAAAACCTTTAAAAGCAGTCAAAAAAGAAGGGAAACTTGCTCAGGCAACCGTAGTTTATACAATAAGTCCTGTGCACACGGTGGAACATTATGTTGAAACAGCTTTAAAACTTCAGGATATGGGTGCGGACTCAATATGTGTAAAAGATATGGCAGGACTTCTGAAGCCTTATGTTGCTTATGATTTAATAAGCATTTTAAAAGAAAAACTTTCCATACCTGTTCAACTGCACAGTCATTATGTTGGAGGTATGGCTGTAACGACATATATAAAAGCAATTGAAGCAGGTGTTGATGCAATAGATACCGCTTCTGCACCACTGGCATATGGCACATCACAGCCTCCAATTGAAGTAATAACGGGAATGCTTAAGGATACAAAATATGACAATGGGCTTGATATGGAGAAATTGTTTGAAATAGCTGAATACTTTGAAGGGATAAGGGTTAAAAGAGGTTTTGAGAGAGGCATGACACGTCTTTCGGATGTAAAGGTATATATGCACCAGGTTCCGGGCGGCATGATTTCTAATCTGGTTAGTCAGTTAAAACAGCAGAAAGCAGAAAAACGCCTTAATGAAGTTCTTGAAGAAATACCTAAGGTACGAGAGGATTTGGGATATCCGCCTCTTGTAACACCTACAAGCCAAATTGTTGGAACACAGGCAGTATTAAATGTTCTGCTTAAGGAAAGATATAAAATAATACCAAATGAAGTTAAGCAGTATATCTTGGGTTATTATGGAAAACCTCCCGCACCAATTAAAGATGAAATAAAAAAACGTGTATTAAATGGTAATGAACCTATAACTGTAAGACCAGCCGATAAGCTGGAACCAATTATGGATAAGATGAAGAAAGACCTTAAGGGAGTAACGGAGAAGGAAGAAGACATAATAAGTTATGCAATGTTTCCACAGGTAGCTTTAAAATTTTTTGAAAATAGGAAAAATGGTATTGTTTTAAATAATGAAGATGCTAATATTTCAGAAAGGGGAAAAAATATGAATTTGAAAGAAATTTCAGAACTTATAAAGATTATTGATGAAACCAAAATAAATGAAATCAATCTCGAAAGCGAAGGTTTAAAAATTTCTATTAAAAAAGGAGGAACAGCCGAAGTTCATCATTGTAATGTCGAGGAGAACAAATTGACGGTTATTTCAACAGATAGTAACAGTGCAAGGAACATAAAAATAATAACATCACCAATGGTAGGGACATTTTATGCGACACCGGCTCCTGATGCCGAACCCTTTGTAAAGGTTGGGGATATTGTAAAGGAAGGTCAGGTTTTATGTATTGTAGAGGCTATGAAGCTAATGAATGAGGTGCATTCTGATGTAAATGGCAAAATCGCTAAAATTCTTGTGAAAAATGGTGAAATGGTGGAATATGACCAACCGCTTTTTGAAATAGAGGAGGTATGACATGAAAAAAATACTTATTGCAAATAGAGGTGAAATTGCCTTAAGGGTAATCAGGGCATGTAAGGAATTAGGAATTGAAACGGTTGCTGTTTATTCTAAGGCAGACAAAAATTCTCTTCATGTACAATACGCAGATGAGGCATATTGCATAGGACCCAATGAAAGCACCCTTAGCTATTTAAACATGCAGGCTATTATAAGTACCGCCATGGTATCCGGCGCTGATGCCATACATCCAGGTTATGGATTTTTGTCCGAGAATCCTTTTTTTGCTAAGTTATGTGAAACCCATAAAATAAAATTTATAGGACCATCTGCAAAAATTATAGAATGTATGGGCAATAAAGCGAAAGCTAAGGAATTAATGATAAAAAACAATATACCGGTTATACCTGGTTCTCACGGTGCTGTTGAGAATGTCAATAAAGCTATAAAAATTGCCAGAGAGATTGGTTATCCTGTCATTATAAAGGCATCAGCAGGTGGTGGCGGTCGTGGTATGAGGATTACCCACAGCGATGAGGACTTGAAAAAAGCCCTGGAGCTGGCACAAAAAGAAGCACAAAATGCTTTTGGGAATAGTGAAGTTTATATCGAAAAATACATTGAAGAACCTAAGCATATCGAATTTCAGATATTAGCCGATGAACATGGCAATATTATACATCTTGGCGAAAGGGATTGCTCGATACAGCGTAGACATCAGAAAATATTGGAAGAAGCTCCTTCACCCTTTCTTGAAAAACATCCTGAGCTTAGAAAAGAGATAGGTGAAAAAGCAATAATAGCTGCTAAAGCCGCAGGATATCAAGGAGCCGGCACTATTGAATTTTTACTTGACAGCAGTGGAAATTATTATTTTATTGAAATGAATACAAGAGTCCAAGTAGAACATGGGATAACAGAACTTGTTACAGGAATTGATATCATAAAAGAGCAGATAAAGATAGCATCAAATGAGAAGCTTTTGTTAAATCAGGAAGATGTGAAGATTAGTGGGCATGCTTTAGAATGCAGGATAAATGCTGAAGACCCGGATAATGATTTCAGACCAAGCCCCGGAAGGATAAATACGCTTATTCTGCCGGGCGGACCCAAAGTAAGAATTGACACACATATTTATCAAGGTTTTGAAATCCTGCCTTACTACGATTCTCTAATAGCAAAGCTTATGTCTTACGGCAAGGATAGAAATGAAGCAATAAGCGTAATGGAGCGGGCTCTTGATGAGTTTAAAATTGAAGGTATTAAAACAACAATACCCTTCCATAAAAAAATCCTTCAAAATGCCTTTTTTAAAAAAGGCGAAATCTATACAAATTTTATACAAAGGAGAATGGAATAGCAGCTTGATGCTATTCCTACTAATTCCAATTAACTATCTTTTTTTCCATATAAACTATTAATAGATACATAGCTGCTGATAATAGAGACAAAATAAGGACACTTGACATAACGATGTCGAGCTTAAATATCTGACCTCCGTATACAATAAGGTATCCAAGTCCAGCCTTTGATACAAGAAATTCTCCTGTTATAACACCTACCCATGATAGACCCATATTGATTTTAATAGCCGACATGATGGTTGGAATACTTGCGGGAAGTATACATTTTGTGAGAATTTGCGTTTTTGTTGCACCGAAGGTTTTTAAAAGTTTTATCTTTTCTTCATCAACTTGAGAAAAACCATTCTCTAAGCTTATTATTGTTACAATCAATGATATTGCCAGTGCCATTACTATAATTGGGGCTTTGCCATTTCCCATCCACAC
This is a stretch of genomic DNA from Aceticella autotrophica. It encodes these proteins:
- the lon gene encoding endopeptidase La; this translates as MEKKYILPMIPLRGLTVFPYTVLHFDVEREKSVKALEEAMMRNQLVFLTTQKQPEVDDPSIEDIYKVGTITKIKQMLKLPGNIIRVLVEGINRAEIKEIINSESFYEVEVIEKQTEEEIKKDAEIEALMRSVISAFEEYAEFAPKFPIDNLYNVTSIEEPGRLSDVITAHINLSPNQNHELMECFDVKKRLEKLLGFLFKEIEILNIARDINIKVRKKIDKAQKEYFLKEQLKVIKAELGETDEADQEVEEYRKKIEKADAPQEVKEKAYHELERLRKMSPGTAESSIIRTYLDWLIELPWNYETKDMLDLKRAEKILNEDHYGLQKVKERILEFLAVRSYYEKMKSPILCLVGPPGVGKTSFGRSIARAMDRKFVRMSLGGVRDEAEIRGHRRTYVGAIPGGIINSIKTAGSKNPVFLFDEIDKISSDFRGDPASAMLEVLDPEQNNTFRDHYLDLPFDLSKVLFITTANTLDTIPLPLIDRMEVIYISGYTEAEKIHIAKDYLIPRILKDHGVDENKIKIQDSAIIGIITEYTREAGVRLLEQNLSKIVRKAIKKIVEDDLRTIKIGKKNLQTYLGKPIYRFDKANLDNKIGMVTGLAWTRVGGDTLTIEASTMSGSGKLTLTGQLGDIMKESAEAGLSYIRANAEKYGIDKDFYKKLDIHVHVPEGATPKDGPSAGITIVTAMVSALKKIPVRGDTAMTGEITLTGKVLPIGGLKEKILAAHRAGIKKVVIPVENKRDLDEIPQSIKRRIDFKFVSNIDEVLKSVLVGDDEHDDKIS
- the yihA gene encoding ribosome biogenesis GTP-binding protein YihA/YsxC, with amino-acid sequence MMIKSVELVVTAFDKEQYPSDNLLQIAVVGRSNVGKSSFINAILNRRNYARVSSKPGKTRGINFYKINNMFYLVDLPGYGYAAVSKEMKKQWGLNIETYFKISDKLKYVLMLVDIRHLPTEDDIIMVNYLKNMEIPFTIIATKSDKLSKTAVQKSIREIAMEFKISPDIIVPFSSSKKQGVDEVLKIIKKNIKNQELI
- a CDS encoding NAD+ synthase, which gives rise to MKIALAQLNPTIGDIKNNCNKIVEYINDAKKQYVDLIVFPELSIIGYPPKDLLYNPDFLDLADECLKNIILPEVHEIGVIIGTVTRDEMKDYILHNSALLLNNGEIIGKSDKTLLPNYDVFDENRYFKPAQEIKCFDFKGMRLAINICEDIWNDKDFWERPKYDTDVLEEQYKLNPDIFINISASPYNAGKHELRVKMVKEISKKYHLPLIYVNQIGGNDELIFDGSSFVINSDGEKVMQLKSFEEDLSIFDTDNLNKKSPLPEIKEDISWIHDALILGIKDYFKKTGFKKAVIGLSGGIDSAVTCALASKALGRENILGVSMPSRYTSCESRDDAYTLAQNLHIKFRILPIENVFQSYISVFNEDKTPKGDLAEENIQARIRGNYLMFISNREGYMVLTTGNKSEIAVGYCTLYGDMSGGLAVISDVPKTMVYELARYINRNGEIIPLSTIRKPPSAELKPNQRDIDSLPPYEVLDAILKAYIEEEKSLRQIVSEGFDENLVKEIIRKVNNAEYKRRQAAPGLKVTTKAFGVGRRMPIAHRFKL
- the oadA gene encoding sodium-extruding oxaloacetate decarboxylase subunit alpha gives rise to the protein MGKVKITDTTLRDAHQSLWATRMRTEDMLPIAEKLDSVGYYSLEVWGGATFDVCLRYLNEDPWERLKLLRDKIKKTKLQMLLRGQNLVGYQHYPDDVVERFVAKTAEYGIDIFRIFDALNDIRNIEKPLKAVKKEGKLAQATVVYTISPVHTVEHYVETALKLQDMGADSICVKDMAGLLKPYVAYDLISILKEKLSIPVQLHSHYVGGMAVTTYIKAIEAGVDAIDTASAPLAYGTSQPPIEVITGMLKDTKYDNGLDMEKLFEIAEYFEGIRVKRGFERGMTRLSDVKVYMHQVPGGMISNLVSQLKQQKAEKRLNEVLEEIPKVREDLGYPPLVTPTSQIVGTQAVLNVLLKERYKIIPNEVKQYILGYYGKPPAPIKDEIKKRVLNGNEPITVRPADKLEPIMDKMKKDLKGVTEKEEDIISYAMFPQVALKFFENRKNGIVLNNEDANISERGKNMNLKEISELIKIIDETKINEINLESEGLKISIKKGGTAEVHHCNVEENKLTVISTDSNSARNIKIITSPMVGTFYATPAPDAEPFVKVGDIVKEGQVLCIVEAMKLMNEVHSDVNGKIAKILVKNGEMVEYDQPLFEIEEV
- the accC gene encoding acetyl-CoA carboxylase biotin carboxylase subunit, with amino-acid sequence MKKILIANRGEIALRVIRACKELGIETVAVYSKADKNSLHVQYADEAYCIGPNESTLSYLNMQAIISTAMVSGADAIHPGYGFLSENPFFAKLCETHKIKFIGPSAKIIECMGNKAKAKELMIKNNIPVIPGSHGAVENVNKAIKIAREIGYPVIIKASAGGGGRGMRITHSDEDLKKALELAQKEAQNAFGNSEVYIEKYIEEPKHIEFQILADEHGNIIHLGERDCSIQRRHQKILEEAPSPFLEKHPELRKEIGEKAIIAAKAAGYQGAGTIEFLLDSSGNYYFIEMNTRVQVEHGITELVTGIDIIKEQIKIASNEKLLLNQEDVKISGHALECRINAEDPDNDFRPSPGRINTLILPGGPKVRIDTHIYQGFEILPYYDSLIAKLMSYGKDRNEAISVMERALDEFKIEGIKTTIPFHKKILQNAFFKKGEIYTNFIQRRME
- a CDS encoding ABC transporter permease is translated as MCEISLKQVSTEHKEYLKKVKKQALLIRITQIVILIVFFGVWELAARFGIIDAFLFSQPSRMLKTIFALTENGSLFMHIWVTLSETIIGFASGTLLGIVIAVILWWSDFISRVSEPYLIVLNSLPKIALGPIFIVWMGNGKAPIIVMALAISLIVTIISLENGFSQVDEEKIKLLKTFGATKTQILTKCILPASIPTIMSAIKINMGLSWVGVITGEFLVSKAGLGYLIVYGGQIFKLDIVMSSVLILSLLSAAMYLLIVYMEKKIVNWN